A window of Mobiluncus massiliensis genomic DNA:
GATTCAGCCGCTCTTGAAAGATGCCGTTTTTGATGGCTGTGGAAGCATAAATCCCTACCGCGAACAGAATCACAAACGTTGCGACCAGCATGATACTAGCCATCCGCAGAGCCAACGAACGCCGAAGCCGTTTCGGAACCCAGGTAGCTTGCGTGACGCCAACTAAATAGCGGGTGGCGCTACCGAAGAATTGCGAGATTCTTCGCTGCCGGCGAGTCCGGCGAAACACCGTGTATTGCGAGGAACTCACTGAGGTTCAGTCCCGATTCGATAGCCCACCCCACGGACTGTGAGAACCACAGTAGGATTATCCGGGTCAAGCTCTACCTTGGCGCGCAACCGCTGGACATGCACGTTGACCAGACGAGTGTCGGAAGCGTGACGCAACCCCCAGACCTGCTCCAGCAATTCTTCGCGGGAAAACACCCGCCCGGGCTTTGTGGCTAGGGCAACCAGGAGGTCATACTCTAGCGGGGTAAGGTTTAAAGGCTTTCCGTCCCGGCTCACCTCGTGAGATGCCAGATTGATTTCCACCCCCGCAGCTTTCAGAATGTCATGTTCGGCCGCTTCTAGGTTGCGCAGCCGCGCGGCGACTCGCGCCAGCAGTTCTTTGGGCTTGAAAGGCTTAGGAATGTAGTCGTCAGCACCGGCTTCCAACCCCGCGACCACATCAGTGGTGTCGGATTTTGCAGTCAACATGATGATGGGCACATTTGAGAATTCACGGATTCTACGGCAAATCTCGATACCATCCATTCCTGGCAGCATCAGGTCGAGCAGCAGCAAGTCTGGTTCAACTTCCCGGAACTTATCCACGGCTTTTGCGCCGTCGGCACAAAAACTTGGTTCATAGGCGGATGATTCCAGAATAATGCCAATCATCTCGCTTAGGGCTTGGTCATCATCTACTACCAGGATTTTTGCACTCATATTCCTATTTTGTCACGATTTCACAATTTGCGGGAAGACCCGCAGAGGAGCTTGGCATTGCTATAGAGTTTTTCGGTTTAAACGAGCGCATCTGCGCGGTGTCGTGGCAATATTAAGTGAACCAGTTATTGGAAAGGCATTATGAGCGACAACTCTTACCTCAATCAGAGTACCCCCCCGGGGAACAGCCGTGGCAATGTTCCCCAGATGCCGGGTCAGAGCAGCCCGGTGCCGCCGGAACCTTCATTTACGCCTCCTCCCACGCCCGCCCCAGGCAGTTTCAACACGGGCTCGTGGACACTGACCCCGGAGGACAGCACCGGTAAGCCGGAGTCCCTCCCGAATCCTCTTCCGTCCGGATACCCCGCCGCGGCTGCCCCGCAAGCCTCCGCCCCCAACTTTGGAACGAGCGGTACAAACAGTTTCAACGGCACATACACGGCAAACAGTACCGGATTCGACCCTTATGGTTTGAACTATCAGCAGGTCCAGCCCGGAATTATTCCGCTGCGCCCGCTGAAACTTGGGGATATTTACAACGGAGCATTCTCTGCAATCCGCCAAGCTCCCTCTGTTATGTTCGGTCTGGTTTTGGCACTCTGGGCAGGACTTGGCGGGTTAATGGGAGTGCTGCTTTATTTCCTCGCTCCCGATCTCAACTCCTATCTGGCTAACGACTTCAATTTTGACGGCACAGAAGCCACGATGGATAGTTTTTTGGAGTTTACCGAATCAACGATACTCATGAGTGTCATCGCCGGTCTGCTCCAACTGTTTGTAGTCTTTATGACCTTGGGGGTTTGCGTGGCCGGATTGGGACCTTTGGTTTTAGGTCGCCGTCCCTCGGTGGCTGATGCGTGGCAGACTTTGAAAAGCCACCTCTGGGGTATCATCGGCTATTCTTTGTTGCTCATCTTAGGGTCAGCCCTGTTGCTAGGGCTGGGCCTGCTTCCGCTGGGCGGGTTTTTCCTGATTAACATCAAAGATTTTGGGGCCTCTCTGGGCTTGTTGGGTCTTACTTTCCTCACCCTCATTGCCGTTGCCGTATTTTCCACCTGGATCTACGTAAAACTTGTTTTTGCTATCCCCACTGCCATCATGGAAGATATCGGCATCGTCCCCGCTTTGAAACGCTCCTGGACGCTGACCAAAGGCAGCTTCTGGAAGATTTTTGGCGTCGTCTTACTAACTTCCCTCATAGTTTCGTTCCTGGCCAACGGATTGAACACAGTGATTGGCTTGATTCTCTCCGCAGTGCTACTGATAAACCAGAATGTAACGATAGTAATGACTATCTCCGCCTTTTTGGGCACCATCATTACCGGACTGACCATGCCGTTCTACGGGGCAGTTTTAGGCCTGCTCTATATCGATACGCGGATGCGCCGTGAAGGTCTGGCGGTAAGTCTGCTCCAGGCGGTCCAGCAGGGCTGACGAACGGTACCACAGAAGGGATTCTCGGGTAGGTATGCTGAACATTTCGACGCAATTGGAGGGCTTACGGCTCTATCACGTTGATTTGCGCTGCCTAGTGTTCTCTGACGTGTCGGACCGGGACGGGCGCGAGACGCTCGAAGAGGAACTGTCCAAACCGATTTACCAGGAACGCCCCTCCCTGCTGAAAAAAATCGTGGAGTGGTTCGCCGAGAATTTTTCGTCCGCAAACGTCAATCCCGTCTTGCCTTCTTGGCTGTGGCTCATTGCCGCCTTAGTCGTAGCTATGCTGGTCATCATCATCATGATTTTGTTTTCGGGTAACTGGAAGTTCCGGGAACAGGTCAAGCCGACCCTCACTGATGATGCTGCGGTTTTCGAGGATAACCGCAGCGCGGTGCAATATCTGGCGGCAGCCAAAAATGCCCTCTCCCGCGGGGACTACTCCACGGCTTTCTTGGAACAATTTCGCCATCTGCTGCGTCTTTGTGAAGCCAACGAACTGTTGGTAATCACCCCCGGACTCACCGCCGGGGAAGGCAGTGCTGCCTTGAGCCGCGTGATTCCTTCAGAATCAGAGGAATTAGCTTGGGCGGCCGGCGTGTTTAACGCACTGCGGTATGGGCGACGGCAGTCGGACAACACCCAGGTGCAAAGATTGATTGCCCTGGATTCCCGCCTGGATTCTTTCGTCTCGCACTCCCGTACCCGCGTTAACCCCACAGATTCACCACGGGACGCGCTGGTACAGGCGGGAGGTGCGCTCCAGTGAGCAGTACGACTCCACCTACAGCCACACCGCGCATCTCGGAAGCAATTCTTCGGGGCCGCTGGGTCATCGGCGGTCTGGTGTTGCTGGCAGTTTTTTCTTTCCTCAGCGCCGTGCTGCGTACCCCCACCGACGAAATCAGTCTTTCTATCCGCAACCCAAAAAGCAGCGGGGCGATGGCTCTGGCCGAAGTGCTTCGCCACGAGGGCGTGCTGGTCGGTGAGGCGTATTCCGTACGTGACCTGGAGTCCTATAGTTCCAAGGACACTGTTGTCATCACCAATACCAATGAAATCGACGATGCTACCCTGCGAGAAATCCTGCACACCCCCACAAACCTTTTGGTTATAGGGACTATGGCGCAAGGGAAACGTTTCGACCCCTATGTGGAATCCGCGCCAACGGGTTCTCCCAAGGAAATCAGCGCTCAGTGCGATTTTCCTGGTGCGAAAGCAGCCCGAACGATTTCTTCTACTCGTGGTTCGCTCCGCCCTTTGCGGCAGCCCGAAGCCGCGTGTTTTCCGATTCAGGATAACGCTTTCGCGTACGTGTCGTTCAAACGTCCCGAAGGCTTCCGCTTAGCCTTGCTTTCCGAGGACAGCCTGGCGCGCAACGACACTATCACCGAGGCCGGCAACGCCGCTTTGCTGTTGAATCTGTTGAGTTCCAGCCCCCGGGTCGGTTGGGTCAACGGCACCACATTCCAGCAGGGTTTTGACGAAAACGGTGAGGCTCAGCCTCTGTTGCCCGATTTCTTCCTCATTGCCCTAGTGTATTTATTCGTGGCAGCTTTCGTGTTTACGTTGGCACAAGGGCGTCGCTTGGGTCGCGTGGTTCCCGAAGAGTTACCGGTCGTGGTGCATGGCGCCGAGGCAGTTTACGGTCGCGGGCGCCTCTACGAAAAATCCGGGGCCGTCTCGGTAGCCGCCCACAAGGCTCGGGAATACACGGCTCGACGTTTAGGCGCCGCTTTACATATTCCGACCCCAACTACCCCAACTGTCATGGTGCGAGAAGTGTCCCGATACACCGGGGTTGGCGAATCTCAGGTCTATGACCTCCTCTACGGTGAAGTGCCCGCCACCGCTCGCGGGTTGGGAAACCTATTGCACGACTTATACCTTCTGACCAAAACAAATCCGCGAAAGGAAAGCTAAATGGATATGCAAGATCCGACTTTGCGCAAGCTCATCGCGTTGCGTACCGAAATCAACAAGGTGGTGAAAGGCCAAGATGCGGTGGTAACCGGGCTGGTAATCGCGTTGTTGGCGGAAGGGCACGTGCTCCTGGAAGGCGTTCCCGGAGTCGCCAAGACCCTGCTGGTGCGGACTTTGGCAAAGTCGCTGGACCTGAGCCACAAGCGGGTACAGTTCACCCCGGATTTGATGCCCGGCGACTTGACCGGTTCGCTGATTTTTAATGCTCAAGAGTCTTCGTTTACCTTCCGAGAAGGTCCCGTTTTCACAAACTTACTGCTGGCGGATGAAATTAACCGCACCCCTCCGAAAACTCAAGCTGCCTTGCTGGAAGCCATGGAGGAACACCAAGTCACTACCGATGGGGTGAGCCGCGCTTTGCCGGAACCGTTTACGGTCATCGCAACCCAGAACCCGGTGGAATACGAAGGCACCTATCCCCTGCCCGAAGCTCAGC
This region includes:
- the mtrA gene encoding MtrAB system response regulator MtrA, encoding MSAKILVVDDDQALSEMIGIILESSAYEPSFCADGAKAVDKFREVEPDLLLLDLMLPGMDGIEICRRIREFSNVPIIMLTAKSDTTDVVAGLEAGADDYIPKPFKPKELLARVAARLRNLEAAEHDILKAAGVEINLASHEVSRDGKPLNLTPLEYDLLVALATKPGRVFSREELLEQVWGLRHASDTRLVNVHVQRLRAKVELDPDNPTVVLTVRGVGYRIGTEPQ
- a CDS encoding DUF4129 domain-containing protein; this translates as MLNISTQLEGLRLYHVDLRCLVFSDVSDRDGRETLEEELSKPIYQERPSLLKKIVEWFAENFSSANVNPVLPSWLWLIAALVVAMLVIIIMILFSGNWKFREQVKPTLTDDAAVFEDNRSAVQYLAAAKNALSRGDYSTAFLEQFRHLLRLCEANELLVITPGLTAGEGSAALSRVIPSESEELAWAAGVFNALRYGRRQSDNTQVQRLIALDSRLDSFVSHSRTRVNPTDSPRDALVQAGGALQ
- a CDS encoding DUF4350 domain-containing protein, which gives rise to MSSTTPPTATPRISEAILRGRWVIGGLVLLAVFSFLSAVLRTPTDEISLSIRNPKSSGAMALAEVLRHEGVLVGEAYSVRDLESYSSKDTVVITNTNEIDDATLREILHTPTNLLVIGTMAQGKRFDPYVESAPTGSPKEISAQCDFPGAKAARTISSTRGSLRPLRQPEAACFPIQDNAFAYVSFKRPEGFRLALLSEDSLARNDTITEAGNAALLLNLLSSSPRVGWVNGTTFQQGFDENGEAQPLLPDFFLIALVYLFVAAFVFTLAQGRRLGRVVPEELPVVVHGAEAVYGRGRLYEKSGAVSVAAHKAREYTARRLGAALHIPTPTTPTVMVREVSRYTGVGESQVYDLLYGEVPATARGLGNLLHDLYLLTKTNPRKES
- a CDS encoding MoxR family ATPase, which translates into the protein MDMQDPTLRKLIALRTEINKVVKGQDAVVTGLVIALLAEGHVLLEGVPGVAKTLLVRTLAKSLDLSHKRVQFTPDLMPGDLTGSLIFNAQESSFTFREGPVFTNLLLADEINRTPPKTQAALLEAMEEHQVTTDGVSRALPEPFTVIATQNPVEYEGTYPLPEAQLDRFLLKLDVPLPTRETELEVLQLHLSGFDTHDLDAAGVNVAANASDIAAARQAVKEVKASSEVLGYIVDLVRATRALPQVELGVSPRGATALLSTSRAWAWLSGRDYVTPDDVKSLVLPTFRHRLRLRPEAEMEGVNAKTVLDSVLATTPVPR